The Rhodobacter sp. 24-YEA-8 DNA segment GGTCCGGCACCGGCGAGGCCAAGGACGCGAAGATCTGGTTCGAACTGGCTGAATCGAAAGGCGTAACCGAGTTTCTCGGCTATGAGACCGAGGCCGCAGAAGGTGTTGTTCAGGCGCTTGTGCGCGATGGGGCCGAGATCGGCGCGGCACAGACCGGCGAGGCCGTGCAGGTCGTCGTCAACCAGACCCCGTTCTATGCCGAAAGCGGCGGTCAGGTCGGCGATACCGGCTTTATCCGCACCGATACCGGCGTGGTTGAGGTGACGGATACCAAAAAGGCGGCCGGCATCTTCATCCATATCGGCAAGGTGGTCGAGGGTGGCATCTCGCGGGGGCAGCCCGCGCGGCTTGAAGTTTCGCATGCCCGCCGTTCGGCGATCCGCGCGAACCATTCGGCCACCCATCTTCTGCATGAAGCGCTGCGCGCGGCCCTTGGGGATCACGTGGCGCAGAAGGGCTCGCTTAATGCGCCCGACCGGCTGCGGTTTGACTTCTCGCATGGTCAGGGGCTGAGTGCTGCCGAACTGGCGCAGGTCGAGGCCGAGGTGAATGACTATATCCGCCAGAACACCGCCGTTGAGACCCGGATCATGACGCCGGATGACGCGCGCGGCATCGGCGCCCAGGCGCTCTTTGGCGAGAAGTATGGCGATGAGGTCCGCGTCGTTTCGATGGGGCAGCTTGCCGCTTCGGGCAAGGGGGCCGATGGGGCGACCTATAGTCTTGAGCTTTGCGGCGGTACGCATGTCAGGCGCACCGGCGATATCGGGGCCTTCGTGCTTTTGGGCGATTCCGCGTCTTCGGCCGGCGTGCGCCGGATCGAGGCGCTGACCGGCGATGCGGCGCTCGCACATCTGCGCGCCCATGAGCAACGCCTTGCAGAGGTCGCCTCGGTTCTGAAAGCACCGGTCGCTGAAGTGGTCGAAAGGGTGCGCGCGCTGGCCGAAGAGCGCAGGACCCTCACGAATGAAGTGGCCACCCTGCGGCGCGAGCTTGCGATGGGTGGTGGCGGCTCTGCTGGCCCGGAAGCCAAAGAGATCAACGGCGTGAAGATGATTGCTCAGGTGTTGAAAGGCGTTTCGGGCAAGGATCTTCCGGCCCTGATCGATGAGATGAAAACCCGCATCGGTTCGGGTGCGGTACTGCTGATTGCCGATACCGGCGCGAAACCGGCGGTGGCAGCAGGCGTGACCCAGGATCTTACCGGCAAAGTCTCGGCCGTGGATCTGGTCAAGGCGGCAGCGGCCGCGCTTGGCGGCAAAGGCGGCGGCGGTCGCCCGGATATGGCTCAGGCCGGCGGCAATGACATTGCCGGCGCTGAGGCTGCGATCACGGCGGCCGAAGCCGTGCTGAGGGGCTGAGCCATGCCCGCAGCCTATTGGATCGCCCATGTCCATGTGACCGATGCCGAAGCCTATGCGCGCTATGCCAAAGGCGCGACAGAGGCGATTGAGGCACATGGCGGCAGCTTCCTCGCAAGAGGTGGCCGCTATGTGCAGCTTGAAGGCAATGACCGCGCGCGCAATGTGCTGGCGCGTTTCCCGGATCTCGAAACCGCGGTCGCCTGCTACAATTCGCCCGTCTATCAGGCTGCGCTGGATCACGCCCGCGGCGCTGCGGTCCGTGATCTCGTCGTGGTCGAAGCGGCAGAGTAGCCGCCGCCTCTCCAGGCAATTCTCTGCCTTTGGTAATCTTTCGTGAACGGCCCGGGGCTTATCATGCCCCGGGCCTTTCGCTATTCTGGCACAAAATGGCAAAGTGGGGCAGTAACCCGCGATCGGGCAGAGGACAGTGATCATGTGTCGTTGGGCGGCCTATACGGGCGAGCCGATTTTTCTTGAAGATATCGTTTCACGCCCCGGTCATTCGCTGATCCATCAAAGCCATGGCGCCACCCAATGCCGCACCGCGATAAATGCCGACGGGTTCGGGATCGCCTGGTATGGGGATCGGCCTGAACCCGGGCTTTACCGCGATGTCATGCCCGCCTGGTCAGATCCGAACCTGAAAAGCCTCACGGCCCAGGTGAAATCAGGTCTTTTCCTCGCCCATGTCCGCGCCTCGACCGGCACTGCCACCAGCCGCAACAATTGCCATCCCTTCACCGCCGGACGGTGGAGTTTCATGCATAACGGCCAGGTCGGCGGCTATGATGCCTTCCGTCGCGATGCCGAAATGCTGATCCCCGAAGGGCTTTACCCGCAACGCAAGGGCGCCACCGACAGCGAAGCGCTCTTCCTTGTCGCCCTCGCCGAAGGCCTCGAAACCGATCCGCGCACAGCACTTGAACGCGCCTGCGCCCGCTTCATCTCGCTTGCCCGCCGCAAAGGCGCAGCGCCCTTTCTCAGGATGACCGCCGCGCTGTCAGATGGTGAAACACTTTACGCGGTGCGCTATGCCAGCGATGAGCTGGCGCCCTCGCTCTGGTATCGCTGGTCCGACAGCCGCAAAGGCATGGCCGTCGTCTCAGAGCCGCTCGAGGCTGAAGAGGGCGACTGGACCGAAGTACCGGCCAATTCCTTCTGCACCTTCAGCGCGGTCGATGTCAGAACCCAACCCTTCCTGCCCTGCAGCCTCAAAGAAGCCGCATAGAAAAAGGGCACCCAAAGCAGGTGCCCTTTTCCTTTTAGTGAAAACACTCCACGGGGAAGTGGGGGTGTGAAACCCCCGGCTCCTCCGTCAGCCTGATCAGTCCAGCGCCTTGAAGTTCAGCGCTGCGCCTTCTTTGATCCCCGAGAACCAGCGCGCCGTCACCGTCTTTGTCTTGGTGTAGAAACGCAGCGCATCCGGGCCATATTGGTTCAGGTCACCGAAGGACGACTTCTTCCAGCCGCCAAAGGTATAGTAGCTCAGCGGCACCGGGATCGGGAAGTTCACACCCACCATCCCGACATTGACCCGGCTTGCAAAGTCACGCGCCGTGTCGCCATCGGCGGTGAAGATCGCCGTGCCATTGCCGTATTCATTGTCGATCACCAGTTGCAGCGCGTCCTCATAGGTCTCGGCGCGCACCTGGGTCAGAACCGGCCCGAAGATCTCCTGCTTGTAGATCTCCATATCGCGGGTCGCATGGTCAAAGAGCGACGGGCCGACGAAGAAGCCGTTCTCATAGCCCTGGAGGCTGAAATTCCGGCCATCGACGACCAGTTTCGCGCCCTGTTCCACACCTGAATCGATCAGGCCACGGATCCGCTGTGCCGAGGCCGAGGTAATGACCGGTCCGAAATCGACATCATCACCGGCGGTATAGGGGCCGACTTTCAGCTTTTCGATGCGTGGCACGAGCTTTTCTATCAGCGCATCAGCGGTTTCCTTACCGACCGGCACCGCGACCGAGATCGCCATGCAGCGTTCGCCGGCTGCGCCGAAACCAGCCCCGATCAGAGCATCTGCCGCCTTGTCGAGATCGGCATCCGGCATGATGACCATATGGTTCTTCGCGCCGCCAAAGCATTGTGCGCGTTTGCCATTGGTCGCAGCCCGGCCATAGATGTACTGCGCAATCGGGGTCGAGCCGACGAAACCGACCGCCTGGATCACCTCGTGATCAAGGATCGCATCGACGATTTCCTTGTCGCCATTCACCACCTGCAAGACGCCGTCGGGCAGGCCTGCTTCTTTCAGGAGTTCCGCAAGATAAAGTGCGGTCGAGGGGCAGCGCTCGGACGGCTTCAGGATCATCGCATTGCCCGCGACCAGAGCCGGAGCCATTTTCCACAGCGGGATCATTGCGGGGAAGTTGAAGGGCGTGATGCCTGCGACAACGCCAAGCGCCTGACGCATCGAATAAATATCGATCCCCGGGCCAGCGCTGTCGGTATATTCGCCCTTCAGAAGCGCAGGCGCGCCCATGCAGACTTCGACGACTTCCAGCCCGCGCTGCACATCGCCTTTCGCAT contains these protein-coding regions:
- a CDS encoding CoA-acylating methylmalonate-semialdehyde dehydrogenase, coding for MVAEIGHWIDGKLVKGTSGRFTDVFNPATGEVQARLALATPAELDAAIQSAAAAQLKWQAVNPQRRARVMMAFAALINRDMEKLAELVSREHGKTIPDAKGDVQRGLEVVEVCMGAPALLKGEYTDSAGPGIDIYSMRQALGVVAGITPFNFPAMIPLWKMAPALVAGNAMILKPSERCPSTALYLAELLKEAGLPDGVLQVVNGDKEIVDAILDHEVIQAVGFVGSTPIAQYIYGRAATNGKRAQCFGGAKNHMVIMPDADLDKAADALIGAGFGAAGERCMAISVAVPVGKETADALIEKLVPRIEKLKVGPYTAGDDVDFGPVITSASAQRIRGLIDSGVEQGAKLVVDGRNFSLQGYENGFFVGPSLFDHATRDMEIYKQEIFGPVLTQVRAETYEDALQLVIDNEYGNGTAIFTADGDTARDFASRVNVGMVGVNFPIPVPLSYYTFGGWKKSSFGDLNQYGPDALRFYTKTKTVTARWFSGIKEGAALNFKALD
- the alaS gene encoding alanine--tRNA ligase, with the protein product MASLNDIRTTYLDFFKKNGHRVVESSPLVPRNDPTLMFTNSGMVQFKNLFTGTEHRDYKRATTAQKCVRAGGKHNDLDNVGYTARHHTFFEMLGNFSFGDYFKDQAIAFAWELLTKDFGLTKDKLLVTIYHTDDEAADIWKKVSGLSDDRIIRIASDDNFWRMGPTGPCGPCTEIFYDHGPSIWGGPPGSADEDGDRFIEIWNNVFMQNEQFEDGTMRPLDMQSIDTGMGLERIGALLQGKHDNYDTDLMRSLIEASAHVTSSDPDGTGKVHHRVIADHLRSTSFLIADGVMPSNEGRGYVLRRILRRAARHAHMLGAKDPVMHRLVPALVRQMGAAYPELTRAQSLIEETLKLEETKFGQTLDRGLKLLDEELGRIPEGADLPGGAAFKLYDTYGFPLDLTQDALREMGRNVDVAGFEAAMAEQRQKARAAWSGTGEAKDAKIWFELAESKGVTEFLGYETEAAEGVVQALVRDGAEIGAAQTGEAVQVVVNQTPFYAESGGQVGDTGFIRTDTGVVEVTDTKKAAGIFIHIGKVVEGGISRGQPARLEVSHARRSAIRANHSATHLLHEALRAALGDHVAQKGSLNAPDRLRFDFSHGQGLSAAELAQVEAEVNDYIRQNTAVETRIMTPDDARGIGAQALFGEKYGDEVRVVSMGQLAASGKGADGATYSLELCGGTHVRRTGDIGAFVLLGDSASSAGVRRIEALTGDAALAHLRAHEQRLAEVASVLKAPVAEVVERVRALAEERRTLTNEVATLRRELAMGGGGSAGPEAKEINGVKMIAQVLKGVSGKDLPALIDEMKTRIGSGAVLLIADTGAKPAVAAGVTQDLTGKVSAVDLVKAAAAALGGKGGGGRPDMAQAGGNDIAGAEAAITAAEAVLRG
- a CDS encoding DUF1330 domain-containing protein, which produces MPAAYWIAHVHVTDAEAYARYAKGATEAIEAHGGSFLARGGRYVQLEGNDRARNVLARFPDLETAVACYNSPVYQAALDHARGAAVRDLVVVEAAE
- a CDS encoding class II glutamine amidotransferase gives rise to the protein MCRWAAYTGEPIFLEDIVSRPGHSLIHQSHGATQCRTAINADGFGIAWYGDRPEPGLYRDVMPAWSDPNLKSLTAQVKSGLFLAHVRASTGTATSRNNCHPFTAGRWSFMHNGQVGGYDAFRRDAEMLIPEGLYPQRKGATDSEALFLVALAEGLETDPRTALERACARFISLARRKGAAPFLRMTAALSDGETLYAVRYASDELAPSLWYRWSDSRKGMAVVSEPLEAEEGDWTEVPANSFCTFSAVDVRTQPFLPCSLKEAA